A single window of Lepus europaeus isolate LE1 unplaced genomic scaffold, mLepTim1.pri SCAFFOLD_37, whole genome shotgun sequence DNA harbors:
- the LOC133754987 gene encoding jun dimerization protein 2-like, which produces MMPGQIPDPFVTTGSLPGQDPLTRWPGSALIVKELKCIGTIIVPLLEIKLGKRPQPVERELDEKEERRKRRLEQNKAVWARRKERTESLQREFERLEFRNAVLKMQIRELEQERQQLILVLNRRRPTCIVRTDSVPAPWT; this is translated from the exons ATGATGCCTGGGCAGATTCCCGACCCTTTTGTGACCACGGGCTCTCTGCCAGGGCAAGACCCTCTGACCAGATGGCCTGGCTCGGCTCTGATCGTGAAGGAGCTGAAATGCATTGGGACCATAATCGTGCCCTTGCTGGAGATAAAGCTGGGC AAGAGGCCCCAACCTGTAGAAAGAGAGCTCGACGAAAAGGAGGAGCGGAGGAAAAGGCGCTTGGAACAGAACAAGGCGGTGTGGGCCCGGAGGAAGGAGCGCACGGAGTCCCTGCAGCGGGAGTTCGAGCGGCTGGAGTTCAGAAACGCGGTGCTAAAGATGcagatcagggagctggagcaggagcggcaGCAGCTGATTCTCGTGCTGAACCGGCGCCGCCCCACCTGCATTGTCCGCACCGACAGCGTCCCTGCCCCTTGGACCTAA